DNA from Salinibacterium sp. dk2585:
CAACCGCGCCGTCGGTGAGCGCGCGCCCTTCGATTCGTCCGTTGCTCGTCTTGGCGTAGACCTCGCCCACGATGTCGTCGAGCGTGATGCGGCCGTTGGACGTCTTCACATCAACATCGCCGAGGTTGCTCACGTCGATCGCCCCGTTGCTGGTGGCACCGCTCACGGGGATGCGCGAGGGCACCTCGACCGTGTAGCTGACCGAGCACTGCGGCCCGCAGTCCTCGAGGACGAGCACGCCTCCCCTGACCCGGTGCGAGTCCTCGTCCGGCAGGTCGAAGCGGTACCGCAGATCGCGGTACACCGTCACCTCGTCGAGGTCATCGACTCCGCGGATCGTCACGCTGCCGGAGTCGCCATCGAACTCGACTGCGGTGATCTCCTCGTCGATCGCGATCGTCTCGTCGAAGGTCT
Protein-coding regions in this window:
- a CDS encoding DUF4097 family beta strand repeat-containing protein, translating into MHRPARIAAAALVAASLVTLSGCVLLPQKTFDETIAIDEEITAVEFDGDSGSVTIRGVDDLDEVTVYRDLRYRFDLPDEDSHRVRGGVLVLEDCGPQCSVSYTVEVPSRIPVSGATSNGAIDVSNLGDVDVKTSNGRITLDDIVGEVYAKTSNGRIEGRALTDGAVEAESSNGSIELETDGTADVRAHTSNGSITLTAPRGDYRIDVETSNGGTSNELGSDPDADIRFDLRTSNGSITVLRG